A genome region from Neptunomonas japonica JAMM 1380 includes the following:
- a CDS encoding hydrolase codes for MIRSFLPPWWAKNPHVQTILPVFTKIKPPVLSRQRLELSDGDFIDLDWVGDPSNASSIIVILHGLEGSSDSHYIRRLLRDCHRLGLCAVVHHHRGCSGEANRLARSYHSGDTQDISHTLQYLQQHFPQAQLCAVGYSLGGNVLAKYLGELQDNSAIERAVVVSAPLQLSACAKRLEKGFSTLYQWHLIKQLREKLTDKFNDRTIVNEASITPEQVGTLKTFYQFDHQVTAPLHGFEGVDDYYTKASGFSYLANIKRPTLVMHAVDDPFMNADVIPLTHQCSTDVTYELHQYGGHVGFIDGGSPFKPRFYLEQRILHFLMTIG; via the coding sequence ATGATTCGATCTTTTTTACCCCCTTGGTGGGCAAAAAATCCACATGTGCAAACGATTTTACCTGTGTTTACCAAGATCAAGCCCCCAGTGTTATCACGCCAGCGTCTGGAATTAAGCGATGGTGATTTTATCGATCTTGATTGGGTCGGTGACCCCTCTAACGCCAGTAGTATTATTGTTATTTTGCATGGATTGGAAGGTAGTTCTGATTCCCATTATATACGCCGCTTACTGCGAGATTGTCATCGATTAGGTTTATGCGCGGTTGTGCATCATCACCGTGGTTGTTCTGGTGAAGCTAACCGTTTGGCACGCAGCTATCATAGTGGAGATACGCAAGATATTAGCCATACCTTGCAGTATCTCCAACAGCATTTCCCGCAAGCACAGCTGTGCGCTGTCGGTTATAGCTTAGGGGGTAATGTATTGGCTAAGTATCTTGGAGAGCTACAAGATAATAGTGCTATAGAACGCGCCGTTGTTGTTTCGGCTCCTCTGCAATTATCCGCTTGTGCCAAACGGCTTGAAAAAGGATTTTCGACTCTTTACCAATGGCATCTGATTAAGCAGCTCCGTGAGAAGCTAACCGATAAATTTAATGATCGCACTATTGTTAATGAGGCATCAATTACACCAGAACAAGTCGGTACGCTGAAAACCTTTTATCAATTTGACCATCAAGTTACTGCACCACTGCATGGTTTTGAGGGGGTTGATGATTATTACACTAAAGCCAGTGGGTTTAGTTATTTGGCAAACATTAAGCGACCAACGTTGGTGATGCATGCCGTTGATGATCCGTTTATGAATGCCGATGTGATCCCCTTAACTCATCAGTGCTCCACAGATGTGACGTATGAACTGCATCAGTATGGTGGCCATGTCGGTTTTATCGATGGCGGTTCTCCCTTTAAACCGCGCTTCTATTTAGAGCAACGTATACTCCATTTTCTGATGACGATTGGTTAA
- a CDS encoding DUF1840 domain-containing protein translates to MLVTFTTDAYGSITMFGDVALAMLKMMDHSGSVPGAILAADVPVALGKLTAAIEAGTAPPPAMDDDEEVEVSLATRALPLIDLFTAAAKAKSNVMWE, encoded by the coding sequence ATGCTGGTGACTTTTACAACTGATGCTTATGGCAGTATTACGATGTTTGGTGATGTAGCACTGGCTATGCTTAAAATGATGGACCACAGCGGCTCCGTGCCCGGTGCTATTCTGGCGGCAGATGTGCCTGTTGCGTTGGGTAAGTTAACCGCCGCGATTGAAGCGGGTACAGCGCCACCACCTGCTATGGATGACGATGAGGAGGTTGAGGTGAGTTTGGCGACGCGAGCTTTACCGTTGATTGATCTTTTTACTGCCGCTGCAAAGGCAAAATCTAACGTCATGTGGGAATAA
- a CDS encoding AAA family ATPase, whose protein sequence is MAFNGSERYVATDELQMAVKASITMQRPLLIKGEPGTGKTMLAEEVALSLGKKLFRWHIKSTTKAQQGLYEYDAVSRLRDSQLGDEKVYDIANYIKQGLLWQAFDADEQVVLLIDEIDKADIEFPNDLLVELDKMEFFVYETGERVVAKHRPIIIITSNNEKELPDAFLRRCFFHYITFPDRDTMQQIVDVHYPGIQQELVNEALEVFFKIREMNNLKKKPSTSELIDWLKLLIADDIPVDLLQNKDIAQAMPPLYGALLKNEQDVHMLQRLAFMARRENR, encoded by the coding sequence ATGGCTTTTAACGGCTCCGAGCGCTATGTAGCTACCGACGAACTGCAAATGGCAGTCAAAGCATCTATCACTATGCAGCGCCCTCTTTTGATTAAAGGCGAACCGGGTACGGGTAAAACCATGCTGGCCGAAGAGGTCGCGCTTTCATTGGGTAAAAAGCTGTTTCGCTGGCACATTAAATCGACCACAAAAGCGCAACAAGGCTTATATGAATACGATGCTGTATCGCGCTTACGTGACTCTCAGCTTGGCGACGAAAAAGTCTACGACATTGCTAACTACATCAAACAAGGTTTGCTGTGGCAGGCGTTTGATGCTGATGAGCAAGTGGTCCTGCTTATCGATGAGATCGATAAAGCCGATATAGAGTTCCCTAACGATCTACTGGTCGAACTCGATAAAATGGAGTTCTTTGTTTACGAAACAGGGGAGCGTGTTGTTGCTAAGCATCGCCCGATTATTATCATCACGTCGAACAATGAAAAAGAGCTGCCAGATGCTTTCTTGCGTCGTTGCTTCTTCCATTACATTACCTTCCCTGACCGTGACACCATGCAACAGATTGTTGATGTGCATTATCCGGGTATTCAGCAGGAACTGGTAAACGAAGCGTTAGAAGTGTTCTTCAAAATCCGTGAGATGAATAACCTGAAGAAAAAGCCGTCTACTTCGGAACTGATCGACTGGTTAAAACTACTCATTGCAGATGACATCCCTGTTGATCTGTTGCAAAACAAAGATATCGCTCAGGCCATGCCCCCGCTTTATGGTGCACTGCTCAAAAATGAGCAAGATGTACATATGTTGCAACGCTTGGCATTTATGGCAAGACGAGAAAACCGCTAA
- a CDS encoding ABC transporter ATP-binding protein: MLDFRHVHKTYTTPQGPLSVLSGVDLHLGAGESVALMGESGSGKSTLLHLAAGLDLPERGEVCIHNQSLAGLDEPGRARVRRETLGLVFQQFHLVASLNVADNLRLQARLAGREDPVWSMRLLERLGLAGRESHYPEQLSGGQQQRLAIGRALASRPALLLADEPTGNLDENTAETVLELLLELVAESGSSLLMVTHSHKVAAPLDRRLILRRGQLLADSRESHLPCV; encoded by the coding sequence ATGCTCGATTTTCGCCATGTCCACAAGACCTACACGACACCCCAAGGGCCGCTAAGTGTGTTGTCAGGTGTGGATCTGCACCTGGGAGCCGGTGAAAGCGTGGCGCTGATGGGCGAATCGGGTAGCGGTAAGTCGACGCTATTGCACTTGGCCGCAGGGCTCGACCTACCTGAACGGGGTGAGGTATGCATCCACAACCAGTCGCTAGCCGGTTTGGATGAACCCGGCCGGGCGCGCGTCAGACGCGAAACTCTCGGCCTAGTGTTTCAGCAGTTTCACTTGGTAGCGAGTCTCAATGTGGCCGACAACTTGCGCCTGCAGGCACGACTGGCGGGGCGCGAAGATCCGGTCTGGTCGATGAGGCTATTAGAACGGCTGGGCTTGGCAGGACGCGAGAGCCACTATCCCGAGCAGCTGTCGGGGGGGCAGCAACAGCGTTTAGCCATTGGTCGCGCGCTGGCGTCTCGCCCAGCGTTGTTGCTGGCCGATGAGCCCACCGGAAATCTTGACGAAAATACTGCGGAGACAGTCCTCGAACTGCTACTGGAACTGGTCGCCGAAAGCGGCAGCAGCCTGCTGATGGTGACACACAGCCACAAAGTGGCTGCCCCGCTGGATCGTCGTTTGATCTTACGCCGTGGTCAGCTGCTGGCCGACTCCAGGGAGAGCCACTTGCCATGCGTTTGA
- a CDS encoding integron integrase — MDDIQHRIPSKPTRFLDQLRLHIRKNGLAYRTEQTYIHWIKRYIFFHEKKHPKDLGIPDIEAFLTHLSVDRHCSLSTQKLALNALIYLYRRFLEVDTQDLNFIPAVRHKRLPVVYSREEITAILGQLKGVHKLQVELMYGTGLRKAELLSLRIKDIDFGNNNIIVRSGKGNKDRTTMLPQTLIPALRRQIEKVKNIHQQDIEDGYGDVYLPDALNRKYPRAAKETGWQFLFPSSKIGRDPRSGVLRRHHLHPTALSKQIRQAVRAADIHKPARSHSFRHSFATHLLEAGYDLRTIQELLGHTDVSTTEIYTHVLNRGGKGVRSPADALI, encoded by the coding sequence ATGGACGATATTCAACACCGTATCCCTAGCAAACCCACTCGTTTTCTGGACCAGTTGCGTCTTCACATCCGCAAGAACGGCCTAGCGTATCGGACTGAGCAAACGTATATCCACTGGATCAAACGATACATCTTTTTCCATGAAAAAAAGCACCCCAAAGATTTAGGGATACCAGATATTGAGGCTTTCCTTACGCACTTATCTGTTGACCGCCATTGTTCACTAAGCACACAGAAACTTGCACTTAATGCTCTCATTTATCTCTACAGACGTTTTCTGGAGGTTGACACACAGGATTTAAACTTCATACCTGCGGTGCGTCATAAACGCCTACCTGTTGTTTATAGCCGAGAAGAGATAACCGCAATTTTGGGACAACTTAAAGGAGTCCATAAGCTTCAAGTTGAGCTAATGTATGGCACAGGGTTGAGAAAAGCAGAACTCCTATCACTTCGTATCAAAGATATTGATTTTGGGAATAATAATATTATTGTACGAAGCGGCAAGGGCAATAAAGATAGAACAACCATGCTACCTCAGACCCTCATACCAGCTCTACGACGGCAAATTGAAAAGGTAAAAAACATACACCAGCAAGACATTGAAGACGGCTATGGCGATGTTTATCTACCGGACGCGTTAAACCGAAAATATCCTCGAGCAGCCAAAGAGACAGGCTGGCAATTTCTTTTCCCTTCGAGCAAAATTGGCCGAGATCCACGATCAGGGGTTTTAAGGCGCCATCACCTTCACCCAACAGCCCTTAGCAAGCAGATACGACAAGCGGTAAGAGCAGCTGATATCCACAAGCCAGCCAGATCACATAGCTTTCGACATAGCTTCGCAACACATTTACTTGAAGCAGGCTATGACCTTCGAACGATTCAGGAATTACTTGGCCATACTGATGTTTCTACAACCGAAATTTATACACATGTACTGAACCGTGGTGGCAAAGGTGTTCGAAGCCCTGCGGATGCTCTTATTTGA
- a CDS encoding discoidin domain-containing protein, with the protein MKTFIFFCLLFSSLASAEQIMNIHLKNGQISKFNINDIKKITYVSKKEIHNVALASKGAIATDNGSYTYGGDNQSSSRVIDGNEKTFWCGIEGNTPQTLNIIFRKKYNISRIRIAEAGGFIKNAKLYYFDGNEYVYFHTINKNKLNYKKSFPSVVTGRIKLVINNFSAPNSWSNKTVCVRSFEVFGN; encoded by the coding sequence ATGAAAACTTTTATTTTTTTCTGTTTACTGTTTAGTTCACTTGCAAGTGCAGAACAAATAATGAACATCCATTTAAAAAACGGTCAAATATCAAAATTCAATATTAATGATATAAAAAAAATAACTTACGTGTCTAAAAAAGAAATTCATAATGTAGCCCTAGCATCAAAGGGAGCTATTGCTACTGATAATGGAAGTTACACGTATGGAGGTGATAATCAATCCAGTTCGAGAGTAATTGATGGCAATGAAAAAACTTTTTGGTGTGGTATTGAAGGAAACACCCCGCAAACACTAAATATCATCTTTAGAAAAAAATATAATATTTCTCGTATTCGTATTGCTGAAGCAGGTGGTTTCATTAAAAATGCAAAACTCTACTATTTCGACGGAAATGAGTATGTATATTTTCATACGATAAATAAAAATAAATTAAACTATAAAAAATCATTTCCTTCGGTTGTTACTGGCCGAATAAAACTTGTAATAAATAACTTTTCAGCACCAAACTCATGGAGTAACAAAACAGTTTGTGTGCGTTCTTTTGAAGTTTTTGGAAATTAA
- a CDS encoding glutathione S-transferase family protein: MKNNMELIIGNKNYSSWSLRGWLMLKAFDIPFTETRLALFEADFYSSLANYSPAGKVPVLIDNGITVWDSLAICEYVSETHLGNKGWPADAAERALARAISCEMHSGFFGLRHELPMNCRAKRAVTLTEAALKDVQRIDTIWTELLQKNSAQGPWLFGEFSIADVMFAPVALRFDTYNSEVSNHSRAYVKTVLAHPAVQAWVADAKQESETIEEEEVGLPL; this comes from the coding sequence ATGAAGAACAACATGGAATTGATCATCGGCAATAAGAATTACTCTTCTTGGTCGCTACGCGGCTGGTTAATGTTAAAAGCGTTTGATATCCCTTTTACTGAAACGCGCTTGGCATTATTTGAAGCCGATTTTTATTCATCACTGGCGAACTACTCTCCTGCGGGAAAAGTACCTGTATTGATTGATAACGGTATCACCGTGTGGGATTCACTCGCTATTTGTGAGTATGTTAGCGAAACTCATTTGGGCAATAAAGGCTGGCCAGCAGATGCCGCAGAGCGTGCCTTAGCTCGTGCCATTAGCTGCGAGATGCATTCTGGATTCTTTGGTTTACGCCATGAGTTACCGATGAACTGCCGCGCTAAACGCGCTGTGACTCTTACAGAAGCAGCACTTAAAGATGTGCAGAGAATCGATACTATCTGGACAGAGCTTTTGCAAAAAAATAGCGCACAGGGGCCGTGGTTGTTTGGCGAGTTTAGTATTGCTGATGTGATGTTTGCACCGGTGGCACTGCGTTTTGATACCTACAATTCAGAGGTATCTAACCATAGCCGTGCTTATGTAAAAACAGTACTCGCCCACCCAGCGGTACAAGCGTGGGTAGCGGATGCGAAACAAGAGTCCGAAACCATTGAAGAAGAGGAAGTCGGGCTGCCGCTATAA
- a CDS encoding nucleoside deaminase, with protein MDKFLQAAIEEAKKGLNNGGIPIGSVLVLDGHIVGRGHNQRIQKDSSVLHAEMDCLENAGRLKASDYRRATLYSTLSPCDMCSGAILLYGVKKVVVGENKTFCGPEEYLRSRGVELVIHDDHECRQIMASFIQKNPELWNEDIGE; from the coding sequence ATGGATAAGTTTTTGCAAGCCGCCATTGAGGAAGCAAAGAAAGGTTTGAATAATGGAGGGATCCCCATTGGCTCTGTTCTTGTTCTTGATGGACATATTGTTGGACGAGGGCATAACCAACGCATACAAAAAGACAGCTCAGTGCTACATGCTGAAATGGATTGTTTAGAAAACGCAGGAAGGCTAAAGGCATCAGATTATCGCCGCGCAACGTTATACTCAACATTATCTCCTTGCGATATGTGCAGTGGGGCTATCCTTCTTTACGGTGTTAAAAAGGTGGTTGTTGGTGAAAATAAAACCTTTTGTGGGCCTGAAGAATACCTCAGGTCTAGAGGTGTTGAGTTAGTTATTCATGATGACCACGAATGTCGTCAGATTATGGCGTCATTTATTCAAAAAAATCCTGAGTTATGGAATGAAGATATTGGTGAATAA
- a CDS encoding leucine-rich repeat-containing protein kinase family protein: MEILTLADSLEILDLSNNQLTSLPKELIQLKNLKIFFASNNHFETVPEVLGQCLNLEMVGFKSNKINHVPERSLPAKLRWLILTDNQISTLPDSLGERPRLQKLALAGNCLTHLPKTLAQSTNLELVRISANQLAECPDQLLGLPKLAWFAFSGNPFSQSDINIRSVPEMPSSSYTLQRVLGQGASGVISKAHWNQHQALFPDDIAVKVFKGEVTSDGYPKDELQACLKVGHHPNLVKSLAQVNEDGYLALIMSLIPPHYTNLGLPPNFKSCTRDTFALGFTLSIEHIEKVITQMEDVFAHLHANQVCHGDLYAHNALFDDEANLIVGDFGAATMYHMLNEEQQAKIKQIEHRALHHFIDDLLSICKEEDRSSKTFIRLKQHITQR, from the coding sequence TTGGAAATTTTAACATTAGCTGACAGCTTAGAAATTCTAGATTTATCCAACAACCAATTAACTTCACTGCCAAAAGAACTTATACAGTTAAAAAATCTCAAAATATTTTTTGCCTCAAACAACCATTTTGAGACAGTACCAGAAGTACTTGGCCAATGCCTCAACTTAGAGATGGTTGGTTTTAAATCAAACAAGATTAACCATGTCCCAGAGAGATCACTGCCAGCAAAATTACGTTGGCTCATTTTAACTGACAATCAGATTAGCACGCTGCCTGACTCTTTAGGTGAGCGGCCCAGACTACAAAAATTAGCATTAGCAGGTAATTGCTTAACGCACCTACCTAAAACCTTAGCGCAATCGACAAACCTTGAGTTAGTACGTATTTCAGCCAACCAACTGGCTGAATGTCCTGATCAATTGCTCGGCTTACCTAAACTTGCTTGGTTTGCGTTTTCTGGTAACCCATTTAGCCAGTCCGATATAAACATTCGGTCAGTTCCTGAGATGCCATCATCCAGTTACACATTACAGCGGGTACTAGGGCAAGGGGCCTCTGGTGTTATCTCAAAGGCGCATTGGAACCAACATCAAGCTCTATTTCCTGATGATATTGCCGTGAAAGTATTTAAGGGCGAAGTCACTAGCGATGGATATCCAAAAGACGAGCTACAAGCGTGTTTAAAAGTAGGCCACCACCCAAATCTAGTAAAGTCGCTGGCTCAAGTGAATGAAGATGGGTATTTAGCGTTAATCATGAGTTTGATACCTCCTCACTATACTAACTTAGGCCTACCACCCAACTTTAAAAGCTGTACTCGCGACACCTTTGCACTGGGTTTTACGCTCTCAATTGAGCACATTGAAAAAGTCATTACCCAGATGGAAGATGTGTTTGCTCATTTACATGCAAACCAAGTATGTCATGGCGACTTATACGCGCATAACGCCCTGTTTGATGATGAAGCTAACCTCATTGTTGGCGACTTTGGTGCAGCAACGATGTACCACATGCTTAATGAAGAGCAACAAGCAAAAATAAAACAAATTGAACATCGAGCACTGCATCATTTTATTGATGACTTATTAAGCATTTGCAAAGAAGAAGATAGATCCAGCAAAACGTTTATACGTCTCAAGCAGCACATTACACAGCGCTAA
- a CDS encoding response regulator, translated as MQIVENADSKVVLIADDTQTIRAIVRASLKAIGFKEFHEVPNGVEAKQLLEAKSIDLVVCDWEMPEMNGLEVLKEMRGMERHKETPFVMLTGNANADLVNQSIQLGISGFVVKPFQPQALCEKIAHIFASPAPTKENQEKPAPVRQSHLNPR; from the coding sequence ATGCAGATAGTCGAAAATGCCGATTCTAAAGTGGTTCTAATTGCTGATGACACTCAAACCATACGCGCTATTGTGCGCGCTAGCCTCAAGGCAATTGGCTTTAAAGAGTTTCATGAGGTGCCAAACGGCGTCGAAGCAAAGCAGTTACTGGAGGCAAAATCGATTGATTTGGTCGTCTGTGATTGGGAGATGCCAGAAATGAACGGCCTAGAGGTACTCAAAGAGATGCGAGGCATGGAGAGGCATAAAGAGACGCCCTTTGTAATGCTAACCGGTAACGCTAACGCAGACCTCGTCAATCAAAGTATTCAATTAGGCATATCAGGCTTTGTGGTGAAACCTTTTCAGCCGCAAGCATTGTGTGAAAAAATTGCCCATATTTTCGCCTCCCCAGCGCCGACAAAAGAGAACCAAGAAAAACCAGCACCTGTACGCCAATCCCACTTAAACCCTCGCTGA
- a CDS encoding vWA domain-containing protein, whose protein sequence is MLIDFFNTLKRADIPVSLNELLVLLDALKKGVAFASLDDFYLLSRVCLIKDEKHFDRFDRAFGHYFKGLDALNLFPDNEIPEDWLRSEFLKNLSEEEKAKIEAMGGLDKLLETLNERLEDQHDRHAGGNKWIGTGGTSPFGHSGYNPEGIRIGGESKHKRAVKVWEKREFKNLDDQVELGTRNMKVALRKLRKFARTGSNEELDLNDTIRSTAANAGLLDIKMVPERHNAAKVLIFLDIGGSMDPYIHLCEQLFSAARTEFKHLEYFYFHNCVYEKVWKDNNRRYHETLSTMDVIHTYGKDYRVIFIGDAAMSPYELIQRYGSVEHMNEEAGQVWLQRILDTWDKAIWLNPTQERFWGYTHSTDAIQQLFDGHMYPLTLAGLEAGIKHLSK, encoded by the coding sequence ATGTTGATCGACTTTTTCAACACGCTGAAACGGGCGGATATTCCCGTTTCTCTGAACGAGTTGCTGGTGTTGCTCGATGCGCTTAAAAAGGGTGTCGCGTTTGCCAGCCTCGATGATTTTTATCTACTCAGCCGTGTTTGCCTGATCAAAGATGAGAAGCATTTTGATCGATTTGATCGCGCTTTTGGTCACTATTTTAAGGGCCTCGACGCACTTAACCTGTTTCCTGATAACGAGATCCCTGAAGACTGGTTACGTTCTGAGTTTTTGAAGAACCTTTCTGAAGAAGAAAAAGCCAAGATTGAAGCCATGGGCGGCTTGGATAAACTGCTTGAAACGCTTAATGAGCGCTTAGAAGATCAGCACGATCGCCACGCCGGTGGTAACAAGTGGATTGGTACGGGCGGCACTTCGCCTTTTGGCCACAGTGGTTACAACCCTGAAGGCATCCGTATTGGTGGCGAGAGCAAACACAAACGCGCCGTTAAAGTATGGGAAAAACGCGAGTTTAAAAACTTGGATGACCAAGTTGAGCTTGGCACGCGTAACATGAAAGTGGCTTTACGTAAGCTGCGAAAGTTTGCTCGTACAGGGTCTAATGAAGAGTTAGACCTAAACGATACGATTCGCTCTACTGCTGCGAACGCAGGGCTGTTAGATATTAAGATGGTGCCAGAGCGACATAACGCCGCTAAAGTGCTGATATTTCTTGATATCGGTGGTTCGATGGACCCTTACATCCATCTTTGTGAACAGCTATTTTCTGCTGCCCGCACCGAGTTTAAGCACCTCGAATACTTTTACTTTCATAACTGTGTGTATGAGAAAGTTTGGAAAGATAACAATCGCCGTTACCATGAAACGCTCTCAACAATGGATGTTATCCACACCTACGGTAAAGACTATCGCGTTATCTTTATTGGTGATGCGGCCATGTCACCGTATGAGTTGATACAGCGCTACGGCAGTGTTGAGCATATGAACGAGGAAGCGGGCCAAGTATGGCTGCAACGAATTCTTGATACCTGGGATAAAGCGATCTGGCTGAATCCCACTCAAGAAAGATTCTGGGGATACACTCATTCAACCGATGCAATACAGCAGCTTTTTGATGGGCACATGTACCCGCTGACCCTTGCGGGCCTTGAAGCGGGTATCAAGCACCTATCAAAATAG
- a CDS encoding LysR substrate-binding domain-containing protein has product MDIEALRSFIAFVDTGSFTRAAKQVCRTQGAVSMQMKKLEEEAGQVLFKKNGRYLTLTDQGQSLVSYARRIVAMHDEVLGSLASHAIHPPIRIGCPDDYAESVLPQLTELLIQQLPQQSIRIHCDCSTQLRLMLDNGEIDIAILTRAPEKEEGYLLKHDTGVWVHGGYPELLAKQTLPLVMYEADCKFHSSAIDGLEKQAKNYHLVCTTSSATAIKSLLKRGVGISAMARSSVSPGLVVVDQTANLPELPAVDIVVAVAPIPHPMMGAAMAAKLCAEFRPVE; this is encoded by the coding sequence ATGGATATAGAAGCATTACGAAGCTTTATCGCTTTTGTTGATACAGGTAGCTTTACGCGTGCCGCAAAACAAGTATGCCGCACCCAGGGTGCTGTTAGCATGCAGATGAAAAAACTAGAGGAAGAAGCCGGACAAGTATTGTTCAAAAAAAATGGCCGCTACCTTACGCTAACAGACCAAGGGCAATCACTCGTCAGTTATGCGCGGCGCATTGTGGCTATGCATGATGAAGTACTTGGGTCACTTGCCAGCCATGCAATCCATCCACCTATACGTATCGGCTGCCCAGACGACTACGCCGAATCTGTATTGCCACAACTCACAGAGCTGCTCATACAGCAGCTACCCCAGCAAAGTATACGTATCCACTGTGATTGCAGCACGCAGTTAAGACTAATGCTGGATAACGGCGAGATCGACATCGCCATCCTCACCCGCGCACCCGAAAAAGAGGAGGGCTACCTGCTCAAACATGATACCGGTGTATGGGTACACGGTGGCTACCCAGAGCTACTCGCAAAACAAACACTGCCACTGGTGATGTACGAAGCAGACTGCAAGTTCCACAGCAGCGCAATTGATGGGTTAGAAAAACAAGCCAAAAACTATCATTTGGTGTGCACTACCTCCAGCGCCACGGCTATAAAAAGCCTGCTCAAACGGGGAGTAGGCATCAGTGCTATGGCTCGCTCCAGCGTATCACCGGGGCTGGTGGTGGTTGACCAAACGGCTAACTTACCAGAGCTACCCGCCGTTGATATTGTTGTGGCGGTAGCGCCTATACCGCATCCTATGATGGGGGCTGCGATGGCGGCCAAGTTATGTGCGGAGTTTAGGCCTGTTGAATAG